A stretch of Acipenser ruthenus chromosome 1, fAciRut3.2 maternal haplotype, whole genome shotgun sequence DNA encodes these proteins:
- the LOC117411692 gene encoding zinc finger protein 367-like, whose amino-acid sequence MADSKQPQMIFCNDSPKRVLVSVIKTTPIKPKKIETLMPTSPGFSDFMVYPWRWGENAHNVTLSPGPVNGAASPTGSKTGGEGDPAVNPDYLKDGIRRGRPRAETVRELINEGESSSSHIRCNICNRVFPREKSLQAHKRTHTGERPYLCDYPDCGKAFVQSGQLKTHQRLHTGEKPFVCSENGCGNRFTHANRHCPKHPYARLKREEPAGGQGKSQAADNKAVAEWLAKYWQTREQRTPNPKGKGLQKADQEQQDPLAFLQSEEDEEEMEAVEEKSGAARRRLQEQRERLHGALALIELANLSSSQLRP is encoded by the exons ATGGCTGACAGCAAACAGCCCCAGATGATTTTTTGCAACGATTCTCCAAAAAGAGTGTTGGTGTCTGTCATTAAAACTACTCCGATTAAACCGAAGAAGATTGAGACCCTCATGCCGACGAGCCCAGGATTCAGCGACTTCATGGTCTATCCGTGGAGATGGGGAGAAAACGCCCATAATGTTACTCTGAGCCCAGGACCTGTTAACGGAGCTGCATCTCCTACAGGGAGCAAGACTGGAGGCGAGGGGGACCCCGCTGTCAACCCAGACTACTTAAAG GATGGGATTCGACGTGGGCGCCCGAGGGCTGAGACTGTTCGAGAGCTGATAAATGAAGGAGAGAGCTCTTCCAGCCACATCCGCTGTAACATCTGCAACAGGGTGTTTCCCAGGGAGAAATCCCTGCAGGCCCACAAGAGAACGCACACAG GTGAAAGACCTTACCTGTGTGACTACCCGGACTGTGGCAAGGCCTTCGTTCAGAGCGGACAGCTGAAAACTCACCAGCGGCTGCACACTGGGGAGAAGCCTTTCGTTTGCTCAGAAAACG GTTGTGGAAACAGATTTACACATGCAAACCGTCACTGCCCAAAGCATCCCTATGCCAGGCTGAAGAGAGAGGAACCGGCTGGAGGGCAGGGTAAATCTCAGGCTGCTGACAACAAGGCAGTTGCTGAGTGGCTTGCAAA GTACTGGCAGACCAGAGAACAGCGCACTCCCAACCCTAAGGGAAAGGGGCTACAGAAGGCAGATCAAGAGCAACAGGACCCACTGGCGTTCCTGCAgtcagaggaggatgaggaggaaatGGAGGCGGTGGAGGAGAAGAGTGGGGCAGCACGCCGCCGCCTGCAAGAGCAGCGGGAGCGACTGCATGGGGCGCTGGCTCTCATCGAGCTCGCTAACCTGTCTTCCTCCCAACTCCGCCCCTAA